The genome window ACATGACAAGGCAACATCTGTCCCCGGTGTCAGTGCATGGATAAGGACTGCTGGTACCCTGAGCCCTGCAGGTAGCCTGCCTGCCAAGAGAAGGGCAGGGAAGCCGTGGATTCTGCAAAATTCTCCGTGTGGTTGGGGTGGCAGCTCATCCGTGCCCCAAATTGGTGTCCCGGGCCGGCGCCGCAGCCGCCGCCGTAGTAGGACAGGCTGAACTCATCCTGGGGTCCAGCGTAGTGTCCATGAGGCAGGTAGAACTGGGGCTCTGGGTAGTGCGGGGAGGGTGGGGGCAGGGGTCCCAGGAGTCCCAGTGTGTCCACGTGGAGCGGTTCCTCTGCCGGCAAGCTGAGGGAATGGGTTTGGCGAGGAGGCTGCGGGGGCAGCGGTGAGGCCAGAGCACAAGGCAGGTAGCTCTCTGCCGGGAAGAGGTAGCCCCTGTCCTTGGCCAGTTCCAACCGAGGCTCCTCCTGTAGCACGTGGCACTCGGAGTGGGTGCAGGGCTGGCGGGGGACACCTGCGGGGTTGGCGCGCAGAAAGACGGACAGCGAGGAAATGCGGTTGATGGCGCGGCGCAGCGTGGCTATCTTGGAGAGCCGCTTGCCGCTCAGGTCATGCTTGAGGGCCACACGCAGGGCGTTGAAGGCCTGGTTGTAGTCCAGGATGCGCTTGCGCTCCCGCACATTGGCGGCCACGCGCCGGGCCTTGGAGCGTACCGGACGACTCCGCTTTTTGCCCACCCTGCTGTCATCGGACTCGCTGGGGCAGCTGCTGGTGCAGCCCTCGCTGAGCGGGGAGGACTTACCGAGGTGTCCTTCACCTCCGCTGTCGTCGTCGGGGCACAGAAGGCTGTCTTCCTCCGAGAGCTCCGACTCCGTGAAGCTGGCCCTGCTCGCCATGTCTCGGCACTGCGGGATGGTTTTCTGGGCGCCGGGGCTCGCGACTTTCGCAGGGGGGCTCACAGCGGGGGCGTCTTCCTTTCGGTCTGCCTTGGCGTCAGCATTCACCGCACCTGGAGCCCAGgtacttttctctctctctctctctgtctgatCGCATCTGTCTCCAACCGACAGGCACGTCCCTTTTTAAAGGCGTTGTTTTACTGGGTCACATGGTGCAGCTGCCCGCAAGGAGAGGTGTACCCTGCATTTACGAGCGCCCTGCAGGCAAATGCGGCTGAACGTGGGTTAACTCCTCCGACACACCTCCAGCCCTCGCAGGATccgcacagctcctgggtttACTCGCGTGCACGGCTCCAGTTGCCCATCACAgaacaaaacatgcaaagtcaAAATAGGGCACCTTTGCATCCTGTCTCTTGCGAATGGCGCAGAAGGTACTTCGGTTCGTACCGGTTCAAGTCTACACAACATCGAGACATCGCAAAAATCGTAAAGGAGAGCGTGGATCGCCGGCGAATTTGATGAGAGGCGCGTTTTGTCATCACTTTGAAATGGGAGCTTTGCAGACAGAAAGGGAAAATTGTTCACAATTTAAGCTTCTAAAAATTGTCGCATGATGTCATCCAGGGGAATCTGTTGCATTAAAAAGTAAGGAAACTCTCGTCAGCTTTTATCTatttttcctcacattttcCCTCCAAAGCCACCATCGGTGTTACcacttataattattcacacatttatgcagctgggtaagttCAGGCTGAAaggctgtggtggaatgaccttcccctgtcactcagaactgcagaaactctgtctatattcaagaagggtctgaaaactcatcgtttccggatccacttcgcccaagatctctccagctcatttacggtgtaacagTTCACccatcgtaacttcatgagcatcccctgatacaacctttattcagccactactctggcattgacagggggtgcggtggcgcagtgggttggaccacagtcctgctctccggtgggtctggggttcgagtcccgcttggggtgccttgcgacggactggcgtcccgtcctgggtgtgtcccctccccctctggccttacaccctgtgttaccgggtgggctccggttccccgtgaccctgtatgggacaagcggttctgaaaatgtgtgtgtgtgtgtgtactctggcattgtacttgcttattagtgtatcttataatattaaaaaaaaaaaattggtgggagggtttCGGGattcctgtgtcttatgcacctactcgatcgacgaacctcagtgcagcaagtggtaggtaatgaactaggtttgcttgagactttcatgtctgcagctacgtctccttctctcaatgtaatgcataaattgtacttttgctgagatgcacgtcgctttggacaaaagcgtctgctaaatgaataaatgtcaatgtaaatgtgaatgtaaataccttgcttaagggtactacagcaggtgagcgatcaaatctgggtccttcgAGAGTAAGGTGGCAGCGATAAGCCTTACGTCA of Scleropages formosus chromosome 10, fSclFor1.1, whole genome shotgun sequence contains these proteins:
- the LOC108932198 gene encoding class A basic helix-loop-helix protein 9, whose protein sequence is MASRASFTESELSEEDSLLCPDDDSGGEGHLGKSSPLSEGCTSSCPSESDDSRVGKKRSRPVRSKARRVAANVRERKRILDYNQAFNALRVALKHDLSGKRLSKIATLRRAINRISSLSVFLRANPAGVPRQPCTHSECHVLQEEPRLELAKDRGYLFPAESYLPCALASPLPPQPPRQTHSLSLPAEEPLHVDTLGLLGPLPPPSPHYPEPQFYLPHGHYAGPQDEFSLSYYGGGCGAGPGHQFGARMSCHPNHTENFAESTASLPFSWQAGYLQGSGYQQSLSMH